The sequence ATTTAGATATAGCCGGCTCGATACCTGATTACCGGCAAAATAGACATCAACCAATCCATCTTTGTTGAAATCACCCACACCGACCCCCGCTCCATTGTACATGTATTCGAACGAGAGTACATTCACGGAGTCGTTTTCCGTCAGCCGGTTGGCGAATGTAATACCGGTTTCCGATGATTTACGCTGGACGAATAGTTTCTCTTTGGATGTACAACTTCCAAATAACCCAACCAGACCGATGACCAACCATCGGATCTGATACCACGAAAAATAGACCATAAAATTAGCTTAGCAGGAAGCCCGGAATTGTAATTGAAGAGGAAGGGAATACGCCGGTTGGCTGGGACCGGGTTGGCCAACCAGAATTTGCGACACCAATCGGCCCACCTCGGCCGAGGGATGCGAAATCACCGACACGCCACCCGCTAAAAGTCGCGTGTATTCATTCTCAGTTAAGCTCACAACGCCCAAGTCCTGACCAAGTCGGAGGGCATGCTGCTGGCTGTAATCCACGAGCGTAATCAGGTCGGCGCTGTCAGTTACGAAATACGCCTGATGCAGGCAAATATCGGCCTCAGTGAGTTCGTCGAGTAGCTGAAAATTGAAATCGTGGCGCGTGCAAAACTGTTGAAACGCCTGGATATAATCGGCTTCAAAGAAATCCAGATTCGGCAGTACCAGATTCAGTTGACTATATTTCCGTAGAACAGTTAGTTGACTTTCCAGCGCTTCGTAAAAGGCTTTTTGACCACCATAATAAATCTGATGCCCGTGTGTCAACAGGTTTCGCCATTGGCTACCAACCAAGATCAACTGGTTACCCGGCAGGTTATTTAGGCATTGAATCGACGCGGGATTCGTTTCGACCAGGTGCGGCATCAATAAGAAATAATGGTAGTTGCCAAGGTGCTTGTCAATCAATTGACCCAGCAAATCCTGCCGGTAATTATAGGTGCAGATATCGATGAGCGCCTTCCCGCCCACCTGCCGAACAATGGCGTCGTGGAGTTGTTTGACGCTTTCGGTTAGTTGGCCGGTAATAATCAAGACTCTCTGTATCCGGCGGTTCGATTTACCCGCAATAAAGTACCCTTTTCGGTATACCGACGTAATTAAACCGAGTTGCGACAGTGTATCATAGGCCCGCTTTACGGAGTCTTTTGACAGGTACCAATCGGTGCAGGCATCATTGATCGACGGCAACCGATCTCCAATGCGTAACGAGCCACCTTCGATCTCACTAATTACAGCATTAACGACTTGTAAATACTTCGGCGACCGCTGCCGATCGGTCGTTATTAAGGTGTCTTTCATAAGGGTATGAAACGAAATTTGTATTACGACAAAGCCATCCAGACCAGCGCCAGAAGCAACCCAAAAAGCAGCAAAAGTGCCAGAGGTTCCAACCAGAGAATACTTTTTGGTTTGATAAGTGACGCCTTCCCGAACTGACGCCAGCTTTCTCTGAGCAGCTTTATCGGACGAGCGTTCCAAGCTTTACCAATCATGTTGTTTAACTAAATCTTGGTAAAGTGATACAAATATCTTCCTTTCCTTTCGTGTACTGGTAGTACAGATTCGTCAAATGACTGGACAAATCCGGCAAAGGCACCAGAATCAGCTAGCCCACTAAGACAACAGGCCGGAATCCGGCCTGTTGTTCGTACTCCAACCTAGAATTAATAACCACACTAACTCAGAAACCCGTGTTCTGCAGAATAGCTGGGTTTAAATCGCGCTCACTTTGTGGAACGGGTTTTAGTAAGTTCTTTTCGGCCCAGTTTGTATTGGCTGTGGTTCGGCCAAAATCAACATCGGTTTTGATGTTAATTAGGCCCGCCCGATGCCAACGAACAAGGTCGTCGTAGCGGTGATCTTCCAGAGCAAACTCGACGCGTCGTTCGTGCATCAAGGCCTTGAAAATCTGGGCATCCGTACCAACGGCAACGTCGGGAAGTATTTTTCCGGTTGCATCCGCGCGCTGGCGAACCTGATTGATAAGGGCAACGGCACCCGCCAAATCTTTCGATCCCAACAATTTACATTCAGCCAGCATTAGCAGAATATCGGCGTAGCGAATCGTCCGTTGGTTATTGACACTCAAGGGCGATCGATAGTCGATATTAACATCTTTACGAACATATTTGGCGGGCGTTGAACCCGTAATTGTCCAGTTTTTACTGTAGACCCATTTCTGAGAACCATCGATATTGGTACCTGTATCATATGGATCGCCATCCAGAAACAGCGTGGCTTGTCGGCGGGGATCGCCCGCTTCAAATTCTTTCTGAAGGCCCGTTGTGATCTCAATCTGTCCATAGCCTGTTCCTCCGGCTCCGGGCGCACAAACATTGTTTGGACCGCAGGCAGCCCGATAATAAATAAGCCGTGCCGTGCCAGCAGCTGATCCGTTCGAGAATACAAAATCAGCCGGGAGCCAGGGATTCACACCGCCAATACCCATTTGAACCTCAAAAACAGATTCTGCATTATTTTCAGTTGTTGGCATGAAGTTGTCCAGGTAGTTCTTTACCAGCGAATACTTACCAACCAAGCCCTGAAACTCAGCGGCTGCTTCTGTATAGAGTGCAGGTTTCTTTTCCCACTGGGCACGAAATAGCAATAGTTTGCCTAGCATAGCTGAAGCGGCCCCGCTGGTGGCCCGTCCTTTGTTGGCGTCGTCCCATTTGACGGGCAGCCCCGCTTTCGCCAACTTCAGATCGGCGATGGCGGCATCCCATAACTCGCCCGGCTGTGAATTGCCGACACGTGTCTCCGCCAGCGTACGGGGAGTGACAGTAATCAGTGGTGCATTTCCCCAGTTAATCGCCAGAAAGAAGTTGAAGTAACCGCGCAGAAAACGGGCTTCTGCTTCAAACACTTTCTTCGTAGAGTCGGACACGCCCTTCGCGGCTGGTAGCTTTTCGATGATAATATTGGTTCGTTGAATACCCTTGTACGTATTCGACCAAAGCGCACTCCAGGTTCCATCGGTCGAGCGCCAGTTGAACTCTTCAATGTTATCGGCACCATTGTTATGACTAGTCTGATCGTCATCAATCATACCTGTGCCTTTAAACCAGCCGCCCGCATCAAATTGCTCGTAGGTATAATTCAGCAGCGTCGAATACGCCAGGACAGCCGCCCCCTTAAAATCGTCGGTCGATTGGTAATAGGTTTCCTCATTGAGTGCTCCCAGTGGAGCCAAGTTGAGCTTCTTCTCGCATTGCGAAAACAGTCCGGCAATGAACACCGTGGTCAGAAGTGTAAGAATATAAGATCGTTTCATAGGAGAGTTGCGCTTAGAAAGTAAGATTAGCCCCGATTTGTACTGTGCGTGGCTGAGGCATGTTCGCATTGTCGGTACCAGCCTGCAATTGCGAACTGAACGTGGTCACCTCTGGATCGAGGCCCGTGTACTTGGTGATTCTGAACAGATTACTGGCCGCTATGTACACCCGAACGGTCTGGGCCACTTTCAATCGGTTGAGCAATGCCTTAGGCACTGTATAGCCCAACTGCACATTTTTCAGGCGCAAAAATCCACCGGGTTCAATCCAGCGACTGGAAAAACGGGCATTGCCGTTGAGATCGCGAGCTGTTGCCCGAGGAATGGTATTACTCGTGCCCTCGCCCGTCCAGTGGCCCAGTACGTTCACTAATTGGTTGTTCCCAGAGCCTGCCATTGTTTCGTTGGCGGCCCGGTAGGAATTATAAATACTATTACCAGATATACCCTGAAACATGACGGCCAGGTCAAATCCTTTCCAATTTGCATTTACACCAAAGCCGTAGAAAAAGTCTGGAATTGTTTTGCCGAGATTAGTCCGGTCATCGGTTGTAATCAGACCATCGGCCTTACCGCTAAACTGCTGGCCGTTCGTGCCCGGTCCGTTGTTGTCCTGGAAAATCATATCGCCCGCTACGGGTTTCTGCCTATTTACCGTTACGTCGGGAACAGCTGCGTTTGACTGTTCCTGATTTTGGTAAATGCCGGTTGCTTTGTAGCCATAGAAATACCCAATCGGGTAACCAACCGCCGTGCGATAATTTCCGCTGGCAAATTCCTGAACATTAGGGGCTAACGCCACCAGTTTATTCTTAACCGTAGTTATGTTGCCAAAGAAGTCCAGCGTCAGGCCCGATTTGAAGGATTTTTTGTAACTGGTTTCAAACTCAAGCCCCCGGTTATTAACGAGACCGAGGTTAACCGGAATGCTCGTAAACCCAGATGTCGTGTTGACGGGCAAACTGTACAGGAAATCTTTCGTGTTCCGATTATAATAGGTAACCAGCAGGTTCAAGCGGCCGAAAAGTGTTAGATCGAAACCTGCATCTGTACTTTCGTTAATCTCCCAGCGGAGGTCACTGTTCACCAGATTCGGAATACCCGTTCCATTCAGCGATGACTGACCAGTGCCCAACGTGTACCAAGGTCCCTGTTGCACCCGAGCCAGGTAAGGAAAATCCAATCCGATTTTATCATTACCTAACTGACCCCAGCTACCGCGTAACTTCAAGTCGGTCACAAAGGGCAGTTTATTCTGAAAAAACGATTCGTTAGAAATCCGCCAGGCAGCCGACACCGCCGGAAAAAGTTTACTCCGGTTTTGCGGGGCGAAGTTTGACGACTGATCGTAACGAGCCGTCAGCGTGACTAAGTATGTATCCTTATAATCATAGCTCAACCGGCCAAACCTTGATGCATAGGCTTTTTGCCCCAGGGACGAAGAAGCATTGTTATAGGCAAATCCACCATTCCCATTGGAGTTACCCTGCTGATTCTGAATACTCGAATAGAAATTAGGGTCGGTGCTCTGAAAGTTAGCACCGGTGTATCCCAGATAATTACTCTTTATTTCCTGGTATTCCATACCTGCAATCGCATTGATGGAATGTCCGCCGAATTGGCCGTTGTAGGTGAACGTATTGGTAAACACCTGCTGGATACCTTCACCACGCCCATCCTGGTAATTATTCGTATTCCGCTCCTGCCCCAATTCAGCAGCCGTATAGCCGGGACGCCAGTAACTTTGCCGGTACGGGGAATAGTCCACCGCAGCTACCGACCGGAATTTCAAGCCTTTTATAATTTCCAGTTCGGCGTAGATATTGCCCAGCAATCGGTAAGAATAATCGTGGTTCTCGTTGACGGCGTTGATACCGATGTTGTTCAGCCGGACAAAACCCGCTACGTTCAAATTTCCGGTATAGCCATATCGGTTGCCAGGAATGCGGTGATCGGTATCATAAATACTGAGTATCGGCGGCATATTCGTCGTACTGGCGTAAATAAAGCCATCGCCAGTGCCATTAGATCCCCGGTATGTATGGTTGTACGTCAGTGTTAAAGCCTGCCCAATCTTTAGCCGAC comes from Spirosoma aureum and encodes:
- a CDS encoding GntR family transcriptional regulator, whose product is MKDTLITTDRQRSPKYLQVVNAVISEIEGGSLRIGDRLPSINDACTDWYLSKDSVKRAYDTLSQLGLITSVYRKGYFIAGKSNRRIQRVLIITGQLTESVKQLHDAIVRQVGGKALIDICTYNYRQDLLGQLIDKHLGNYHYFLLMPHLVETNPASIQCLNNLPGNQLILVGSQWRNLLTHGHQIYYGGQKAFYEALESQLTVLRKYSQLNLVLPNLDFFEADYIQAFQQFCTRHDFNFQLLDELTEADICLHQAYFVTDSADLITLVDYSQQHALRLGQDLGVVSLTENEYTRLLAGGVSVISHPSAEVGRLVSQILVGQPGPSQPAYSLPLQLQFRASC
- a CDS encoding RagB/SusD family nutrient uptake outer membrane protein, translated to MKRSYILTLLTTVFIAGLFSQCEKKLNLAPLGALNEETYYQSTDDFKGAAVLAYSTLLNYTYEQFDAGGWFKGTGMIDDDQTSHNNGADNIEEFNWRSTDGTWSALWSNTYKGIQRTNIIIEKLPAAKGVSDSTKKVFEAEARFLRGYFNFFLAINWGNAPLITVTPRTLAETRVGNSQPGELWDAAIADLKLAKAGLPVKWDDANKGRATSGAASAMLGKLLLFRAQWEKKPALYTEAAAEFQGLVGKYSLVKNYLDNFMPTTENNAESVFEVQMGIGGVNPWLPADFVFSNGSAAGTARLIYYRAACGPNNVCAPGAGGTGYGQIEITTGLQKEFEAGDPRRQATLFLDGDPYDTGTNIDGSQKWVYSKNWTITGSTPAKYVRKDVNIDYRSPLSVNNQRTIRYADILLMLAECKLLGSKDLAGAVALINQVRQRADATGKILPDVAVGTDAQIFKALMHERRVEFALEDHRYDDLVRWHRAGLINIKTDVDFGRTTANTNWAEKNLLKPVPQSERDLNPAILQNTGF
- a CDS encoding SusC/RagA family TonB-linked outer membrane protein, with the translated sequence MNRTYYFLRLPLFVLTLTLVFGLAGPIQAQTRALMGRVLDATENNGLPGVNILLKGTANGTTTDADGNFRLSVPNGPATLVFSSVGYVGQETTIGVSSIITVTLQPDARSLNEVVVVGYGQKTTRKLTESIGTVQARDIIKLPVSSPEAAIQGRVSGVQITSVDGTPGAGVAIRIRGVSTVGNNQPLFVVDGVPIGDGTSNQINPADVESISVLKDASSASIYGLRAANGVVLITTKRGKQGKPRVNFDVYSGVQNFPNQLDMLNTQQYVALATESINNANAQAGLVPGSSGYLVLAPDLRPGSPYLNIDNSKAWRDAALHKNAPVRNYNLSLSGGNDVSNYFISLGYYQQQAMVNKYDLSRYSFRVNSDHKVGSRLKIGQALTLTYNHTYRGSNGTGDGFIYASTTNMPPILSIYDTDHRIPGNRYGYTGNLNVAGFVRLNNIGINAVNENHDYSYRLLGNIYAELEIIKGLKFRSVAAVDYSPYRQSYWRPGYTAAELGQERNTNNYQDGRGEGIQQVFTNTFTYNGQFGGHSINAIAGMEYQEIKSNYLGYTGANFQSTDPNFYSSIQNQQGNSNGNGGFAYNNASSSLGQKAYASRFGRLSYDYKDTYLVTLTARYDQSSNFAPQNRSKLFPAVSAAWRISNESFFQNKLPFVTDLKLRGSWGQLGNDKIGLDFPYLARVQQGPWYTLGTGQSSLNGTGIPNLVNSDLRWEINESTDAGFDLTLFGRLNLLVTYYNRNTKDFLYSLPVNTTSGFTSIPVNLGLVNNRGLEFETSYKKSFKSGLTLDFFGNITTVKNKLVALAPNVQEFASGNYRTAVGYPIGYFYGYKATGIYQNQEQSNAAVPDVTVNRQKPVAGDMIFQDNNGPGTNGQQFSGKADGLITTDDRTNLGKTIPDFFYGFGVNANWKGFDLAVMFQGISGNSIYNSYRAANETMAGSGNNQLVNVLGHWTGEGTSNTIPRATARDLNGNARFSSRWIEPGGFLRLKNVQLGYTVPKALLNRLKVAQTVRVYIAASNLFRITKYTGLDPEVTTFSSQLQAGTDNANMPQPRTVQIGANLTF